The following proteins are co-located in the Triticum aestivum cultivar Chinese Spring chromosome 1A, IWGSC CS RefSeq v2.1, whole genome shotgun sequence genome:
- the LOC606369 gene encoding ocs element-binding factor 1, with product MSSPSRRSSSPESNIDGGSGSGSAGDERKRKRMLSNRESARRSRARKQQRMEELIAEASRLQAENKRVEAQIGAYTTELTKVDGENAVLRARHGELAGRLQALGGVLEIFQVAGAPVDIPEIPDPLLRPWQSPFAPQLATAGGMPDAFQF from the coding sequence ATGTCGTCGCCGTCGCGCCGGAGCTCCAGCCCCGAGAGCAAcatcgacggcggcagcggcagcggctccGCCGGTGACGAGCGCAAGCGCAAGAGGATGCTGTCCAACAGGGAGTCGGCGAGGCGGTCCCGCGCTCGCAAGCAGCAGCGGATGGAGGAGCTCATCGCCGAGGCCAGCCGCCTCCAGGCCGAGAACAAGCGCGTGGAGGCCCAGATCGGCGCCTACACGACCGAGCTGACCAAGGTGGACGGCGAGAACGCCGTGCTCCGCGCGCGCCACGGCGAGCTCGCCGGCCGGCTGCAGGCGCTCGGCGGCGTCCTGGAGATCTTCCAGGTGGCCGGCGCGCCCGTGGACATCCCGGAGATCCCTGACCCGCTGCTCCGCCCATGGCAGTCCCCGTTCGCGCCCCAGCTGGCCACCGCCGGCGGCATGCCTGACGCGTTCCAGTTCTGA
- the LOC123189785 gene encoding homeobox protein knotted-1-like 10 produces the protein MEDLYSIHPGISRRGEGDAACSEVSGVAGDASSPPPPPPPADLTELMKTQIAGHRRYPSLLSAYIECRKVGATPEVASLLEEVGRPERRGGGAAAAAGEIGLDPELDEFMEAYCRLLSRYKVELSRPLDEAASFLTTIRSQFKKLCGGGATATSPHSDEMVESSEDEPCSGDTGASDAGMQEQSSRLADRELREMLLNKYSGCLSHLRTEFLKKRKKGKLPKDARLALVDWWNTHYRWPYPTEDDKVRLAAMTGLDPRQINNWFVNQRKRHWKPSEDMRFALMEGVTGGGGGSSYDTTLCFGTDSMR, from the exons ATGGAGGATCTGTACAGCATCCACCCGGGGATCTCGCGCCGAGGCGAGGGCGACGCGGCCTGCAGCGAGGTGTCAGGGGTCGCCGGTGATGCCagctctcctccccctcctccgccaCCGGCGGATCTGACGGAGCTGATGAAGACGCAGATCGCCGGGCACCGCCGCTACCCCTCCCTCCTCTCCGCCTACATCGAATGCCGCAAG GTGGGAGCAACGCCGGAGGTAGCCTCGCTGCTGGAGGAGGTCGGCCGGCCAGAGAGGCGTGGcggaggcgccgccgccgccgccggggagatcggcctcgaccccgagctcgacGAGTTCATG GAGGCGTACTGCCGGCTGCTGTCGCGGTACAAGGTGGAGCTGTCCCGGCCGTTGGACGAAGCCGCTTCCTTCCTCACCACCATCCGCTCGCAGTTCAAGAAGCTCTGCGGCggcggagccaccgccacctcgccGCACTCCG ATGAAATGGTGGAGTCATCGGAGGACGAGCCATGCTCAGGGGACACCGGTGCATCCGACGCCGGCATGCAAGAGCAGAGCTCCCGGTTGGCCGACCGCGAGCTCAGGGAGATGCTGCTCAACAAGTACAGCGGCTGCCTCAGCCACCTCCGGACCGAGTtcctgaagaagaggaagaaagggaaGCTCCCCAAGGATGCTCGGCTTGCTCTCGTGGACTGGTGGAACACACACTACCGCTGGCCTTACCCGACG GAAGATGATAAGGTGAGGCTCGCCGCCATGACTGGCCTCGACCCGAGGCAGATCAACAACTGGTTCGTCAACCAGAGGAAGCGGCATTGGAAGCCGTCGGAGGACATGCGATTCGCGCTCATGGAAGGCGTtaccggaggaggaggggggtccTCTTACGACACGACACTCTGCTTCGGCACGGACAGCATGAGATAG